In Quercus robur chromosome 10, dhQueRobu3.1, whole genome shotgun sequence, a genomic segment contains:
- the LOC126701618 gene encoding acyl-coenzyme A thioesterase 2, chloroplastic-like isoform X2, whose amino-acid sequence MRLLRKSLSHHLFKPISIPFCTSKSSPPLSYFTALTNPSPKQNIVPTNTHIPNSPKQSNPTFKKTTLHAQNQIFNNEPSHPNLSNSSKQSKAINTHITNSAKKSNPTSKTTFLDQNNIFKNEPSYPNLFNSSKQSKPIIKTKIYHLNSYKFIQTRPFSSGNNSNPADSAIPVVSTIGSPFDASQPIDAGSSIRKPISLWPGMYHSPVTNALWEARSSIFENVVDTSTDGASQEELVKKTPGQSRTSIVYKFSSDYILREQYRNPWNEIRMGKLLEDLDALAGTIAFKHCCNDDGTTRPLLLVTASVDKMVLKKPIQVDADLKIVGAVTWVGRSSMEIQLEVTQSKKEATNGLDSLSLIANFTFVARDSNTGKSALVNQVSPESEQEKILWEEAEERNKLRKKRRAERKKDFENEDSDRLNALLAEGRIFCDMPALADRDSILIRDTCLDNSFICQPQQRNIHGRIFGGFLMRRAFELAFSTTYAFAGVQPHFLEVDHVDFFKPVDVGNFLRFKSCVLYTELENPAEPLINVEVVAHVTRPEFRRSESLECKCLCFVSCIAIEQVSNKFYFTFSVNPEAMRSGLKIRNVVPATEEEALRVLERKDAEGS is encoded by the exons ATGAGGCTACTCAGAAAATCACTTTCCCACCACCTCTTCAAACCAATCTCCATTCCTTTCTGTACATCCAAATCTTCACCGCCCCTTTCATACTTCACAGCTCTCACCAATCCATCTCCAAAACAAAACATTGTTCCCACCAATACCCACATACCCAATTCACCAAAACAATCAAACCCCACTTTCAAAAAAACCACACTTCATGCCCAAAATCAAATCTTTAACAATGAACCCAGTCATCCAAACTTGTCCAATTCTTCAAAACAATCAAAAGCCATCAATACCCACATAacaaattcagcaaaaaaatcaaaccccacTTCCAAAACCACATTTCTTGATCAAAATAACATCTTTAAAAATGAGCCCAGTTATCCAAACTTGTTTAATTCTTCAAAACAATCAAAACCCATTATTAAGACCAAGATTTATCATCTAAATTCATACAAGTTCATTCAAACCAGGCCATTCTCTAGTGGAAACAATTCAAATCCTGCTGATTCTGCAATCCCAGTTGTTTCCACTATTGGTTCACCATTTGATGCTTCACAGCCTATTGATGCAGGCTCTTCAATTCGAAAACCGATTAGTCTATGGCCTGGAATGTACCATTCGCCTGTGACAAATGCTCTGTGGGAAGCAAGGTCGAGcatatttgaaaatgttgtggatacaTCAACTGATGGGGCTTCACAAGAAGAACTTGTGAAGAAAACTCCGGGGCAAAGCCGTACTAGTATTGTGTATAAGTTCTCGTCAGATTATATACTCAGAGAGCAATACAGGAATCCATGGAATGAGATTAGGATGGGGAAGTTGTTGGAGGATCTTGATGCTCTTGCTGGAACCATTGCATTCAAG CACTGCTGCAATGATGATGGCACAACAAGACCTTTGCTATTAGTTACAGCTTCTGTTGACAAGATGGTTCTGAAGAAACCCATCCAAGTTGACGCTGATTTGAAAATAGTTGGTGCTGTTACATGGGTTGGGCGGTCTTCCATGGAGATTCAACTAGAAGTGACTCAGTCCAAGAAAG AGGCCACAAATGGGTTAGATTCACTATCTCTTATAGCTAACTTCACATTTGTGGCTCGGGATTCCAACACCGGAAAATCAGCTCTAGTTAATCAGGTCTCACCTGAAAGTGAACAAGAGAAGATACTTTGGGAGGAAGCAGAAGAAAGGAACAAACTTAGGAAAAAGAGGAGAGCAGAACGTAAAAAAGATTTTGAGAATGAAGATTCAGATAGGCTCAATGCATTGTTGGCCGAAGGGCGAATCTTCTGTGATATGCCAGCATTGGCAGACAGAGATAGCATCCTGATTAGGGATACTTGCCTTGATAACTCTTTTATTTGCCAGCCGCAACAAAGGAACATCCATGGTCGTATTTTTGGAGGATTTTTGATGCGAAGAGCATTTGAACTGGCCTTCTCAACAACTTATGCCTTTGCTGGTGTACAACCACACTTTCTAGAAGTTGATCATGTTGATTTCTTTAAACCT GTGGATGTTGGAAATTTCCTCCGGTTCAAGTCTTGTGTGCTCTACACTGAACTTGAGAACCCAGCTGAACCTCTGATAAATGTGGAAGTTGTTGCACATGTTACAAGGCCTGAGTTCCGGCGCAGTGAG AGCTTAGAATGCAAatgtctttgttttgtttcatgtaTTGCAATTGAACAGGTGTCCAACAAATTCTATTTTACATTCTCGGTCAATCCTGAGGCTATGAGAAGTGGACTGAAGATTCGGAATGTTGTTCCTGCTACAGAAGAGGAAGCACTGCGGGTGCTTGAACGCAAGGATGCTGAGGGATCTTAG
- the LOC126701618 gene encoding acyl-coenzyme A thioesterase 2, chloroplastic-like isoform X3, which yields MRLLRKSLSHHLFKPISIPFCTSKSSPPLSYFTALTNPSPKQNIVPTNTHIPNSPKQSNPTFKKTTLHAQNQIFNNEPSHPNLSNSSKQSKAINTHITNSAKKSNPTSKTTFLDQNNIFKNEPSYPNLFNSSKQSKPIIKTKIYHLNSYKFIQTRPFSSGNNSNPADSAIPVVSTIGSPFDASQPIDAGSSIRKPISLWPGMYHSPVTNALWEARSSIFENVVDTSTDGASQEELVKKTPGQSRTSIVYKFSSDYILREQYRNPWNEIRMGKLLEDLDALAGTIAFKHCCNDDGTTRPLLLVTASVDKMVLKKPIQVDADLKIVGAVTWVGRSSMEIQLEVTQSKKEATNGLDSLSLIANFTFVARDSNTGKSALVNQVSPESEQEKILWEEAEERNKLRKKRRAERKKDFENEDSDRLNALLAEGRIFCDMPALADRDSILIRDTCLDNSFICQPQQRNIHGRIFGGFLMRRAFELAFSTTYAFAGVQPHFLEVDHVDFFKPVDVGNFLRFKSCVLYTELENPAEPLINVEVVAHVTRPEFRRSEVSNKFYFTFSVNPEAMRSGLKIRNVVPATEEEALRVLERKDAEGS from the exons ATGAGGCTACTCAGAAAATCACTTTCCCACCACCTCTTCAAACCAATCTCCATTCCTTTCTGTACATCCAAATCTTCACCGCCCCTTTCATACTTCACAGCTCTCACCAATCCATCTCCAAAACAAAACATTGTTCCCACCAATACCCACATACCCAATTCACCAAAACAATCAAACCCCACTTTCAAAAAAACCACACTTCATGCCCAAAATCAAATCTTTAACAATGAACCCAGTCATCCAAACTTGTCCAATTCTTCAAAACAATCAAAAGCCATCAATACCCACATAacaaattcagcaaaaaaatcaaaccccacTTCCAAAACCACATTTCTTGATCAAAATAACATCTTTAAAAATGAGCCCAGTTATCCAAACTTGTTTAATTCTTCAAAACAATCAAAACCCATTATTAAGACCAAGATTTATCATCTAAATTCATACAAGTTCATTCAAACCAGGCCATTCTCTAGTGGAAACAATTCAAATCCTGCTGATTCTGCAATCCCAGTTGTTTCCACTATTGGTTCACCATTTGATGCTTCACAGCCTATTGATGCAGGCTCTTCAATTCGAAAACCGATTAGTCTATGGCCTGGAATGTACCATTCGCCTGTGACAAATGCTCTGTGGGAAGCAAGGTCGAGcatatttgaaaatgttgtggatacaTCAACTGATGGGGCTTCACAAGAAGAACTTGTGAAGAAAACTCCGGGGCAAAGCCGTACTAGTATTGTGTATAAGTTCTCGTCAGATTATATACTCAGAGAGCAATACAGGAATCCATGGAATGAGATTAGGATGGGGAAGTTGTTGGAGGATCTTGATGCTCTTGCTGGAACCATTGCATTCAAG CACTGCTGCAATGATGATGGCACAACAAGACCTTTGCTATTAGTTACAGCTTCTGTTGACAAGATGGTTCTGAAGAAACCCATCCAAGTTGACGCTGATTTGAAAATAGTTGGTGCTGTTACATGGGTTGGGCGGTCTTCCATGGAGATTCAACTAGAAGTGACTCAGTCCAAGAAAG AGGCCACAAATGGGTTAGATTCACTATCTCTTATAGCTAACTTCACATTTGTGGCTCGGGATTCCAACACCGGAAAATCAGCTCTAGTTAATCAGGTCTCACCTGAAAGTGAACAAGAGAAGATACTTTGGGAGGAAGCAGAAGAAAGGAACAAACTTAGGAAAAAGAGGAGAGCAGAACGTAAAAAAGATTTTGAGAATGAAGATTCAGATAGGCTCAATGCATTGTTGGCCGAAGGGCGAATCTTCTGTGATATGCCAGCATTGGCAGACAGAGATAGCATCCTGATTAGGGATACTTGCCTTGATAACTCTTTTATTTGCCAGCCGCAACAAAGGAACATCCATGGTCGTATTTTTGGAGGATTTTTGATGCGAAGAGCATTTGAACTGGCCTTCTCAACAACTTATGCCTTTGCTGGTGTACAACCACACTTTCTAGAAGTTGATCATGTTGATTTCTTTAAACCT GTGGATGTTGGAAATTTCCTCCGGTTCAAGTCTTGTGTGCTCTACACTGAACTTGAGAACCCAGCTGAACCTCTGATAAATGTGGAAGTTGTTGCACATGTTACAAGGCCTGAGTTCCGGCGCAGTGAG GTGTCCAACAAATTCTATTTTACATTCTCGGTCAATCCTGAGGCTATGAGAAGTGGACTGAAGATTCGGAATGTTGTTCCTGCTACAGAAGAGGAAGCACTGCGGGTGCTTGAACGCAAGGATGCTGAGGGATCTTAG
- the LOC126701613 gene encoding putative disease resistance protein RGA4 codes for MAETVLSVVAEEILGKLISLATEQISLAWGFKDELTRLCDSLTMIQDVLADAERRQVSDQSVMRWLQRLKDVAYDADDVLDELAYEILKRKVEIRNHMKRKVCFFFSFSNSIAFRCKMANKVKAIAESLKRINDEANQYGLTRVELVNANPEIIPSHRETDSSLDHSEVVGRKDLVSEIVELLLNAANQRLSVIPIVGMAGLGKTTLAKLVYNHELVKKHFDKTIWVCVSNEFKDKRILEEILESLTDKPGPLKNKNTILERLQEKLQGQKYILVLDDVWNEDLVKWETLKSSLIGMNLNVGNSIIVTTRSDKVAEIMETFPRRHLEKLSEDDCWSIIKKKVSLNEKIPLTPNLEAIGKGIAKKCGGVPLLARLLGGMMYCKKEESEWVAIQNSSVWNSLIESNGFLSILKLSFDHLYSPSLKRCFTYCAIFPKDYEMGKEELVQHWMAEGFLQPTQERFSPEDNGFKYFDILLANSLFQDIKRDNYGDIVSCKMHDLVHDFALSISKGETLHLDDTVGNDTELSHIRRLSIICNDQTTPTILQSRDVMGRLRTIYSIGANLGDKLLELKCVRSLSLSGIHVDELPRSIGEFRHLRLLRIDCTDIKVLPNSVTKLYNLQTLIIKSCYLLKELPKDLRNLISLRHVAIDHRRIKQLPINMGQLTCLQTLPFFVIGQDAGHRIEEVGCLSQLRGKLSIYNLEHVRDKEEAKTANLVGKAGVQKLGFYWNRERDGNNNDEDVLEGLQPHPSLKSLEIENFKGEKFPSWILARDNSSGGLFVLDHLLEIRLKNCNKCNKIPTLGHLPCLKVLQIERMDNVTCIETEFYIYYGGERSSNSGGGSGRNVVFPALKTLVLKYLPNLVEWKDAMELTTIETVFPCLEELTIRYCGQLTSAPYHFPSLKKLNIYEIKSTAFERIISKLTALTSLQIWYISELVCLPEQLLQNNRSLMSIDIYDCSDLVSISLPQDATSLQSFRISGCKKLSELSNAPLTLPSLETFEVSGCPNLRSFPSLQGAGSLLRSLAISCGDEVLPTALQSCTSLSSLSIEECPNLILIPELRKLHSLTVLEICDCPNLKSIPDLGELHSLSSLSIFRCQTLKLTCLPKELECVTRLKYLAIGGFCEELDAFPSLSSIQHLHTSLELLSLYGWAKLNSLPDEIQHFTSLGCLSIHNFDGLEALPEWLGDFSSLQTLGFWYCKNLMYLPTSQAMQRLTKLHLLRIYSCPKLKERCAEGSGAEWSKIAHIPNVNV; via the coding sequence ATGGCTGAGACTGTCCTTAGTGTTGTTGCTGAGGAAATACTAGGCAAGCTGATTTCACTTGCTACAGAGCAGATCAGCCTTGCTTGGGGTTTCAAAGATGAGCTGACACGGCTTTGTGACTCATTAACCATGATTCAAGATGTGTTAGCTGATGCAGAGAGAAGGCAAGTGAGTGACCAGTCCGTGATGCGTTGGCTGCAGAGGCTTAAAGATGTTGCTTATGATGCTGATGATGTGCTGGACGAGCTTGCTTACGAGATTCTCAAGCGAAAGGTAGAGATCCGTAACCATATGAAGAGAAAGGtatgcttcttcttttctttttcaaattccaTTGCATTTCGTTGCAAGATGGCCAACAAAGTTAAGGCTATTGCTGAATCGCTAAAGAGAATTAATGATGAAGCAAATCAATATGGACTTACTAGAGTTGAATTGGTAAATGCCAATCCTGAGATTATCCCAAGCCATCGAGAGACAGACTCCTCTCTTGATCATTCTGAAGTTGTAGGAAGGAAAGATCTTGTCTCAGAAATAGTAGAGTTGTTGCTTAATGCAGCCAATCAACGACTTTCGGTCATTCCTATAGTAGGGATGGCAGGTTTGGGAAAAACAACTCTAGCAAAATTAGTGTACAATCATGAGTTagtaaaaaaacattttgataaGACAATATGGGTATGTGTCTCCAATGAGTTTAAAGATAAAAGGATTTTAGAAGAGATTCTTGAATCCCTTACTGATAAGCCAGgtccattaaaaaataagaacacaaTACTTGAACGCCTTCAAGAAAAGTTACAAGGTCAAAAATATATTCTCGTACTTGATGATGTATGGAATGAAGACCTTGTGAAATGGGAGACTTTAAAGAGTTCTCTGATAGGAATGAACTTGAATGTGGGAAATAGTATTATTGTAACAACTCGTAGTGACAAGGTGGCTGAAATTATGGAGACATTTCCTCGACGTCActtggaaaaactatcagaagaTGATTGTTGGtccataattaagaaaaaagtatCTCTTAATGAAAAAATTCCACTAACTCCAAATTTGGAGGCTATTGGAAAGGGGATCGCAAAAAAATGTGGTGGGGTTCCATTACTTGCGAGACTTTTAGGAGGGATGATGTATTGTAAAAAGGAGGAAAGTGAATGGGTGGCAATTCAAAATAGTAGTGTATGGAATTCCCTAATTGAGAGCAATGGATTCTTATCCATACTAAAATTAAGCTTTGATCATCTTTATTCACCATCTCTAAAAAGGTGTTTCACATATTGTGCAATTTTTCCTAAAGATTATGAAATGGGAAAGGAAGAACTAGTTCAACATTGGATGGCTGAAGGGTTCCTCCAACCAACTCAAGAACGTTTTTCGCCGGAGGATAACGGTTTCAAGTATTTCGATATTTTATTGGCAAATTCCTTATTCCAAGATATAAAAAGGGATAATTATGGTGATATTGTAAGCTGCAAGATGCATGATCTTGTACATGATTTTGCCCTCTCAATTTCAAAAGGGGAAACCTTGCATTTAGATGACACGGTGGGAAATGACACTGAGTTGTCTCATATCCGACGTTTATCTATTATATGCAATGACCAAACAACACCAACAATCCTACAATCTAGAGATGTCATGGGTAGATTGCGCACAATTTATTCTATAGGTGCTAATCTTGGCGACAAGTTATTGGAATTAAAATGTGTACGTAGTCTATCTTTATCTGGGATACATGTAGACGAGTTGCCCAGGTCAATTGGTGAGTTCAGACATTTGAGGCTTCTTCGCATCGATTGTACCGACATCAAAGTATTACCCAATTCTGTTACTAAGCTCTATAACTTACAAACTCTAATAATCAAGTCTTGTTATCTTCTTAAAGAGCTTCCAAAAGATCTACGAAATTTGATTAGCTTGAGACATGTTGCTATTGATCATCGGCGTATAAAACAATTGCCAATAAATATGGGGCAGTTGACTTGCCTTCAAACGTTGCCTTTCTTTGTCATCGGTCAAGATGCTGGTCATCGAATTGAAGAAGTGGGATGCTTAAGCCAACTCAGAGGAAAATTAAGTATTTACAATCTAGAGCATGTGAGAGATAAAGAAGAAGCCAAAACTGCAAATTTAGTGGGAAAGGCAGGAGTGCAGAAGTTGGGATTCTATTGGAATAGAGAAAGGGATGGAAACAATAACGATGAGGATGTACTGGAAGGCCTTCAACCTCACCCAAGTTTGAAAAGCTTAGAGATTGAAAATTTCAAGGGTGAGAAGTTCCCTTCATGGATATTGGCACGTGATAACAGTAGtggtggtttgtttgttttggacCATCTATTGGAAATCCGTTTAAAAAACTGTAACAAGTGCAACAAGATTCCTACGCTTGGGCATTTACCCTGTCTCAAGGTTCTTCAAATAGAGAGAATGGATAACGTGACATGTATAGAAACAgaattttacatttattatgGTGGTGAGAGATCAAGTAATAGTGGAGGTGGTAGTGGCAGAAATGTGGTGTTCCCAGCTTtgaaaacacttgttttgaaGTATTTGCCCAATCTAGTGGAATGGAAGGACGCGATGGAGTTGACAACAATAGAAACGGTGTTTCCTTGCCTTGAGGAGTTGACCATTAGATACTGTGGCCAATTGACAAGTGCTCCATATCATTTTCCGTCTCTTAAGAAGttaaatatttatgaaatcaaaaGCACGGCATTCGAAAGGATTATCAGCAAGCTTACCGCACTCACCTCCCTCCAAATTTGGTATATTTCAGAACTTGTTTGTTTGCCAGAGCAGTTGTTGCAGAATAATAGGAGTCTCATGTCTATAGACATATATGATTGTTCTGATTTGGTTTCCATCTCGCTGCCTCAAGATGCAACCTCTCTCCAATCATTCAGAATAAGTGGATGTAAGAAATTGAGTGAATTGTCGAACGCACCGCTCACCCTTCCTTCTCTTGAGACGTTTGAAGTAAGTGGTTGTCCTAATTTGAGATCCTTTCCAAGTCTACAAGGTGCGGGGTCCCTTCTCCGAAGTCTGGCAATATCGTGTGGTGACGAAGTTCTACCGACTGCGTTACAATCCTGCACGTCGCTTTCAAGTTTGAGTATAGAAGAGTGTCCAAATCTTATATTAATTCCAGAGCTACGAAAATTGCATTCTCTTACGGTGTTAGAAATTTGCGATTGTCCTAATCTGAAATCAATTCCAGATCTAGGAGAATTGCATTCTCTTTCAAGTCTAAGCATTTTCCGTTGCCAAACGTTAAAGTTAACGTGTTTGCCAAAGGAGTTAGAGTGCGTCACCCGCTTAAAGTATTTGGCGATCGGTGGGTTTTGTGAAGAGTTGGATGCGTTCCCCAGTCTCAGTTCCATCCAACACTTGCACACGTCCCTTGAATTACTATCATTGTATGGGTGGGCTAAACTCAACTCTCTCCCGGACGAAATACAACACTTCACTTCACTTGGATGTCTGTCCATACACAACTTTGATGGACTGGAAGCTTTGCCTGAGTGGTTGGGCGACTTTTCTTCTCTTCAAACACTGGGTTTTTGGTATTGCAAGAACCTGATGTATCTGCCCACATCGCAAGCCATGCAACGCCTCACTAAATTACACTTATTGAGGATTTATTCTTGTCCCAAATTAAAGGAAAGATGTGCAGAGGGTAGCGGGGCAGAGTGGTCCAAAATCGCCCATATTCCAAATGTCAATGTCTAA
- the LOC126701618 gene encoding acyl-coenzyme A thioesterase 2, chloroplastic-like isoform X1, whose product MRLLRKSLSHHLFKPISIPFCTSKSSPPLSYFTALTNPSPKQNIVPTNTHIPNSPKQSNPTFKKTTLHAQNQIFNNEPSHPNLSNSSKQSKAINTHITNSAKKSNPTSKTTFLDQNNIFKNEPSYPNLFNSSKQSKPIIKTKIYHLNSYKFIQTRPFSSGNNSNPADSAIPVVSTIGSPFDASQPIDAGSSIRKPISLWPGMYHSPVTNALWEARSSIFENVVDTSTDGASQEELVKKTPGQSRTSIVYKFSSDYILREQYRNPWNEIRMGKLLEDLDALAGTIAFKHCCNDDGTTRPLLLVTASVDKMVLKKPIQVDADLKIVGAVTWVGRSSMEIQLEVTQSKKEATNGLDSLSLIANFTFVARDSNTGKSALVNQVSPESEQEKILWEEAEERNKLRKKRRAERKKDFENEDSDRLNALLAEGRIFCDMPALADRDSILIRDTCLDNSFICQPQQRNIHGRIFGGFLMRRAFELAFSTTYAFAGVQPHFLEVDHVDFFKPVDVGNFLRFKSCVLYTELENPAEPLINVEVVAHVTRPEFRRSELQSLECKCLCFVSCIAIEQVSNKFYFTFSVNPEAMRSGLKIRNVVPATEEEALRVLERKDAEGS is encoded by the exons ATGAGGCTACTCAGAAAATCACTTTCCCACCACCTCTTCAAACCAATCTCCATTCCTTTCTGTACATCCAAATCTTCACCGCCCCTTTCATACTTCACAGCTCTCACCAATCCATCTCCAAAACAAAACATTGTTCCCACCAATACCCACATACCCAATTCACCAAAACAATCAAACCCCACTTTCAAAAAAACCACACTTCATGCCCAAAATCAAATCTTTAACAATGAACCCAGTCATCCAAACTTGTCCAATTCTTCAAAACAATCAAAAGCCATCAATACCCACATAacaaattcagcaaaaaaatcaaaccccacTTCCAAAACCACATTTCTTGATCAAAATAACATCTTTAAAAATGAGCCCAGTTATCCAAACTTGTTTAATTCTTCAAAACAATCAAAACCCATTATTAAGACCAAGATTTATCATCTAAATTCATACAAGTTCATTCAAACCAGGCCATTCTCTAGTGGAAACAATTCAAATCCTGCTGATTCTGCAATCCCAGTTGTTTCCACTATTGGTTCACCATTTGATGCTTCACAGCCTATTGATGCAGGCTCTTCAATTCGAAAACCGATTAGTCTATGGCCTGGAATGTACCATTCGCCTGTGACAAATGCTCTGTGGGAAGCAAGGTCGAGcatatttgaaaatgttgtggatacaTCAACTGATGGGGCTTCACAAGAAGAACTTGTGAAGAAAACTCCGGGGCAAAGCCGTACTAGTATTGTGTATAAGTTCTCGTCAGATTATATACTCAGAGAGCAATACAGGAATCCATGGAATGAGATTAGGATGGGGAAGTTGTTGGAGGATCTTGATGCTCTTGCTGGAACCATTGCATTCAAG CACTGCTGCAATGATGATGGCACAACAAGACCTTTGCTATTAGTTACAGCTTCTGTTGACAAGATGGTTCTGAAGAAACCCATCCAAGTTGACGCTGATTTGAAAATAGTTGGTGCTGTTACATGGGTTGGGCGGTCTTCCATGGAGATTCAACTAGAAGTGACTCAGTCCAAGAAAG AGGCCACAAATGGGTTAGATTCACTATCTCTTATAGCTAACTTCACATTTGTGGCTCGGGATTCCAACACCGGAAAATCAGCTCTAGTTAATCAGGTCTCACCTGAAAGTGAACAAGAGAAGATACTTTGGGAGGAAGCAGAAGAAAGGAACAAACTTAGGAAAAAGAGGAGAGCAGAACGTAAAAAAGATTTTGAGAATGAAGATTCAGATAGGCTCAATGCATTGTTGGCCGAAGGGCGAATCTTCTGTGATATGCCAGCATTGGCAGACAGAGATAGCATCCTGATTAGGGATACTTGCCTTGATAACTCTTTTATTTGCCAGCCGCAACAAAGGAACATCCATGGTCGTATTTTTGGAGGATTTTTGATGCGAAGAGCATTTGAACTGGCCTTCTCAACAACTTATGCCTTTGCTGGTGTACAACCACACTTTCTAGAAGTTGATCATGTTGATTTCTTTAAACCT GTGGATGTTGGAAATTTCCTCCGGTTCAAGTCTTGTGTGCTCTACACTGAACTTGAGAACCCAGCTGAACCTCTGATAAATGTGGAAGTTGTTGCACATGTTACAAGGCCTGAGTTCCGGCGCAGTGAG CTGCAGAGCTTAGAATGCAAatgtctttgttttgtttcatgtaTTGCAATTGAACAGGTGTCCAACAAATTCTATTTTACATTCTCGGTCAATCCTGAGGCTATGAGAAGTGGACTGAAGATTCGGAATGTTGTTCCTGCTACAGAAGAGGAAGCACTGCGGGTGCTTGAACGCAAGGATGCTGAGGGATCTTAG